From the Buteo buteo chromosome 1, bButBut1.hap1.1, whole genome shotgun sequence genome, one window contains:
- the PRDM8 gene encoding PR domain zinc finger protein 8 has translation MEDAGVQRGIWDGDAKTVQQCLTDIFTSVYTTCDIPENAIFGPCVLSHTSLYDSIAFIALKSTDKRTVPYIFRVDTSAANGSSEGLMWLRLVQSAREREEQNLEAYIKSGQLFYRSLRRIAKDEELLVWYGKELTELLLLSPARAPARSNGSPPFACPECSQRFQFELPFAAHLRFRCPKRLHGPDTGPAAEAPGGKEAAGGKEQEAGKYCKPGGPLHHPFPGADGGSAAASTKPSTDFHNLARELENSRGGHGGSPGRPAPPEGGPEAAAGKAKRRYPEEEERGPGAAARGRFPAERPGLPSAPKEEPVCAPQQQYRAAGSYCGLEEGGRLFAPPSPETGEAKRSAFVEVKKAARGPEPDGGGGGPEEGQERASPAAPGAGGGEPGLCPRGGPGGPLSARLEGGSPARGSAFTTVPQLGGGPGGGAEERKSAFSQPARSFPHVPPLVLGQKLGGLGEPCPDGAAAPARLYAAEALAVKLPGGGEAAGGGGGGGGGGGGGGGGGGGGGGGGLPKQSPFLYATAFWPKSSAAAAVAAAAAGPLQLQLPSALTLLPPSFTSLCLPAQNWCAKCNASFRMTSDLVYHMRSHHKKEYALEPLVKRRREEKLKCPICNESFRERHHLSRHMTSHN, from the exons ATGGAGGACGCCGGCGTCCAGAGGGGAATATGGGACGGGGACGCCAAGACGGTCCAGCAGTGCTTGACTGACATTTTCACCAGCGTTTACACCACCTGCGACATTCCGGAAAATGCCATTTTCGGCCCCTGCGTCCTGAGCCACACGTCCCTGTACGACAGCATTGCCTTCATCGCCCTCAAGTCCACCGACAAGCGCACCGTCCCCTACATCTTTCGG GTGGACACGTCGGCGGCCAACGGCTCGTCGGAGGGTCTGATGTGGCTACGGCTGGTGCAGTCGGCGCGGGAGCGGGAGGAGCAGAACCTGGAGGCCTACATCAAGAGCGGGCAGCTCTTCTACCGCTCCCTGCGCCGCATCGCCAAGGACGAGGAGCTGCTGGTGTGGTACGGCAAGGAGCTcacggagctgctgctgctcagccccgCTCGGGCCCCCGCCCGCAGCAACG GCTCGCCGCCCTTCGCCTGCCCCGAGTGCAGCCAGCGCTTCCAGTTCGAGCTGCCCTTCGCCGCCCACCTCCGGTTCCGCTGCCCCAAGAGGCTGCACGGCCCCGacaccggccccgccgccgagGCCCCCGGCGGCAAGGAGGCGGCCGGCGGCAAGGAGCAGGAGGCCGGCAAGTACTGCAAGCCGGGCGGGCCGCTCCACCACCCCTTCCCCGGGGCCGACGGCGGCAGCGCCGCCGCCAGCACCAAGCCCTCCACGGACTTCCACAACCTGGCGCGGGAGCTGGAGAACTCCCGCGGCGGCCACGGCGGGTCCCCGGGGCGGCCGGCGCCCCCCGAGGGCGGCCCCGAGGCGGCGGCCGGGAAAGCCAAGCGGCGGTAccccgaggaggaggagcggggccccggggcggcggcgcggggccgctTCCCGGCGgagcggccggggctgccctcGGCGCCCAAGGAGGAGCCGGTGTGCGCCCCGCAGCAGCAGTACCGGGCGGCCGGCTCCTACTGCGGCTTGGAGGAGGGCGGCCGCCTCTTCGCGCCGCCCAGCCCGGAGACGGGGGAGGCCAAGCGCAGCGCCTTCGTGGAGGTGAAGAAGGCGGCCCGCGGCCCCGAGcccgacggcggcggcggcggccccgagGAGGGCCAGGAGCgcgcctcccccgccgccccgggggcgggcggcggcgagCCGGGGCTGTgcccccgcggcggccccgggggccCGCTGTCCGCCCGCCTGGAGGGGGGCAGCCCGGCTCGGGGCAGCGCCTTCACCACCGTGCCGCAGCtggggggcggccccggcggcggggcggaggAGCGGAAGAGCGCCTTCTCCCAGCCCGCCCGCTCCTTCCCGCACGTCCCGCCGCTGGTGCTGGGCCAGAAGCTGGGCGGGCTGGGCGAGCCCTGCCCCGacggcgccgccgcccccgcccgcctcTACGCCGCCGAGGCGCTGGCCGTCAAGCtgccgggcggcggggaggcggcgggcggcggcggcgggggcggcggcggcggcggggggggcggcggcgggggcggcggcggcggcgggggggggctgcccaaGCAGAGCCCCTTCCTCTACGCCACCGCCTTCTGGCCCAAgagctcggcggcggcggcggtggcggcggcggcggcggggccgctgcagctgcagctgccgtCGGCGCTGACGCTGCTGCCGCCGTCGTTCACCTCGCTGTGCCTGCCGGCGCAGAACTGGTGCGCCAAGTGCAACGCCTCCTTCCGCATGACCTCGGACCTGGTGTACCACATGCGCTCCCACCACAAGAAGGAGTACGCGCTGGAGCCCCTCGTCAAGCGGCGCCGCGAGGAGAAGCTCAAGTGCCCCATCTGCAACGAGTCCTTCCGCGAGCGCCACCACCTCTCCCGCCACATGACCTCGCACAACTAg
- the FGF5 gene encoding fibroblast growth factor 5, translating to MRPSFLLLLLLLLALPARARREQVPGGAQPGPAGRNAPVPSSSSSSSSSSSSSSSSSSSAAAAGPSRFPRSRPGRRRGRLYCRVGIGFHLQLHPDGRVDGAHDASPLSILEIFAVSQGIVGIRGVFSNKFLAMSKKGKLHASARFTADCQFRERFQENSYNTYASAVHRSPRSGRQWYVALNKRGKAKRGCSPRARPQHVSTHFLPRFRQPQPPELAFTVTLPEKKPPPPPPKPKVAPSPPRKNPGPVKYRLKFRFG from the exons ATGAGAccgtccttcctcctcctcctcctcctcctcctcgccctgCCCGCCCGCGCCCGGCGGGAGCAGGTGCCCGGCGGGGCGcagccggggccggcgggccgcAACGCCCCcgtgccttcctcctcctcctcctcctcctcctcttcctcctcgtcttcctcctcctcttcctcggcggcggcggcggggccgagccGCTTCCCGCGGAGccgcccggggcggcggcggggccggctgTACTGCCGGGTGGGCATCGGCTTCCACCTCCAGCTGCACCCCGACGGCCGGGTGGACGGCGCCCACGACGCGAGCCCGCTCA gtattttggaaatatttgctGTGTCTCAGGGGATTGTAGGAATACGAGGAGTTTTCAGCAACAAATTTTTAGCGatgtcaaaaaaaggaaaactccaTGCAAGT GCCCGGTTCACGGCGGATTGCCAGTTTCGGGAGCGATTCCAGGAGAACAGCTACAACACCTACGCCTCGGCCGTCCACCGCAGCCCGCGCTCAGGCCGGCAGTGGTACGTGGCACTCAACAAGCGGGGCAAAGCCAagcggggctgcagcccccgtgCCCGGCCCCAGCACGTCTCCACACATTTCCTCCCCCGCTTtcggcagccccagccccccgaGCTCGCCTTCACCGTCACCCTCCCCGAAAAGaagccgccgccaccgccgccaaAACCGAAGGTCGCCCCATCCCCACCTCGGAAAAACCCCGGCCCCGTCAAGTACCGGCTGAAGTTTCGCTTCGGGTAG